The sequence aaaaaaataaaaagcaaACCATatctaataatttaaatactttatatataaacttatttttaatgttacTCCTTATAAAacattaattaatttaaattagaaaaaaacaaaaacatatttatttatatatacctttttaaaactttattcttaaaaaaattatattctaaaaataatatattaaaaaaaatgtcttacataaaaaaaaattttattttattaccaTGAATAATATATACACAAACATAAAATACACTAATTATTTGTGTTAACTTATCAAtcaaagtataaaaaaagaaaaaaaatagaaataattatatttctaaaaaataataataataataaataaaaatacaaattatttaaaaatccTATAcaaatatgaaatattataaaaaaattttaaaatttaaagatctattaaaaaatatattgtataataaacttattatttttaaaataatatatttcctaaataaattttaagttattattctatataattttattctatttttttatttttcattattttaatttatatatttaaaataataagttggcttactattttttttttttttgtacctttttaaaaattattcatacattttatctttttttcataaGACCATGCAATAATTtctcttataaaaaaaatagtatttaaatttttttttaattttattataatgaattctttaaaagaaaataatattatgtatatatatatacatataaacaAATTCAAAggtttttttctattaaaagtTATGGATTTTATCTAATACTATATTCTAtgaatgtaattttttttttagattctTTTTAAGCTTAAATTAGTAtaatagaatattttttttctattaaaagaaattactttttagtatatttttttaatttattaaaggaattttttttgtttttaaataaactcatttaattttataagtatttttatgtatttattctatttcttttttttcttttttttgttttatgcATGTAGCATGCTATttattttgctttttttttttttctttttttctgtaACTAtttaaattgaaaaaatcaaataacCATTTACATgccatataaaaaaataaatatatataaccaaattattgtatatattttaaattaaatgaataattaataaggaaaatattatttaaatgaattatataaacttttttataataaattataaattttgttttattttattttatttttctgttGTATTTAAATCTATACatattatctttatatatCGTAATAGTTTAAAACTAATTCTACatagaattaaaattttgacaTAAATttactgaaaaaaaaagaataaatcaACAATTTCTTCTCATTTTCTATGTTCTAACAATATTTTTTCCTGCGTTCAATGAATAGaatagataataaaaaaaattaagtatattacactttcaaaaaaaagaattaacgAATCTTAAATATACAAgtttacatttaaaaatttaaattcatACCTGAAATAAtctttttgataaaaaaatacaaataactAAAAAGTCTTAAACATTTGAGCATTTACAAAACATATTTGAatttataaaacaaaatggATTTATGTAACATGCAACATTTTATAGTATtaagtaaaataatattcaaaAATTAGTAAGTTCTCTATATATGTTTTAggaatagaaaataaaatctattatcttatttaaaagaacCCTTTTCAACTCTACGCTTCTATAAAttgtaataatataaaaaaaaattcgtGAGAATTTATAATACTAAAAAATTGTACTCTTAAAATTAACAAAGTTACAAACATAATTTATACatgataattttataaaaaaaaaatataataaaccTAGTGTGCATATGAAAATTTAGaacaatatataaatgaaactTACATTATTTAACAGATAcgtatttaataataattgaaTTTTACTTCTTTCAGATATTTTATCTTATAAAATCTTACATTCTAAAGGAataatcaatttttttttaatgtaaatttacatctaaatattttaatagcatttatatatatatatattaaaaataaaaataaaaaatttataatagaaaatatttaattgttattaaattaaaaaaataaaaaaagagaaataatataagtaaaatgaaattataatattaagagaaaaaaaaaaaaattttatattaaaaaaaataaatttaattgaaattgataggaaaaaaagaataatatgattaaaacaaataaattaatttggaaagtttaaaaagtattaaaaaaaaattaggattaataaaaatagaataatattttcaaaattaataaaatacaataaatatCAATTAATATATGCCATATGAATTATATAGAAGGTAAAAGATCGGAAATAAATTGTAAAACTaaacacatatatatatatataatttaattatttataaaggaatattatatattgtttttttttttttttacaaaaaaatatatatttatgaatgtataatataatgaaaaaatattatatattttaaaatgatataaatgtatTCTGATTTTACAATTTAATGTAGTtgaatattaaattaataatatacagattaattttattatatattttaatatatacatatatacatacataatcatattttaatgcatgtatatgttttaattttagtATCTTGTGTAcacatatatacattttttatttttagaaaatgaGGTCACAAAAAAGAGGTGACAACGTAATTAGTTATATTGAAAAAACTAAAGaaagaaatttatataaaataaataaagggTTAGTTCAGAACATGAACGTGGAAGGTCACATCTATGTAAATGAAagattaaaattattaatagatgatgaaataaaaacatatgaattaaataaaagttcTACTTTTTTACCTGCAGTAATACAAATAGCTAATGTTTCTACATTACCAGGAATAGTAAAAGCATCAATTGCTTTACCTGATGTTCATGCCGGTTATGGTTTTTCTATTGGAAACGTAGCAGCTTTTGATatgaataaagaaaaatcaaTAGTATCTCCAGGAGGGGTAGGGTTTGATATTAATTGTGGTGTCCGCTTAATAAGAACTAACTTGTTTTATGATGATATAAAGCCAAAACAAGAAGAATTAACTCAATCACTATTTAATCATATACCTGTAGGGGTTGGATCCCAGggatttattttatgtaacCAAGATAATTTAGATGATGCTTTATGTTTGGGTATGGATTGGTGTGTTAAAGAAGGATATTCCTGGATTgaagataaattaaattgtGAAGACAATGGAAGAAGTTTATATGCTGATAGCAATTATGTATCCGTTAGAGCAAAAAAAAGAGGAATAACACAAATGGGAACATTAGGAGCAGGAAATCATTATGCAGAAATTCAAATAGTAGACGAAATTTATGACAAGAAAAGTGCTAAGTTAATGggtattgaaaaaaaaaatcaagtTTGTGTCATGATTCACTCTGGTAGTAGGGGATTAGGACATCAAATAGCCACTGATGCGTTAATAGAAATGGAAAAAAGTATgaacaaatataaaataaatgtaattGATAAGC comes from Plasmodium relictum strain SGS1 genome assembly, chromosome: 9 and encodes:
- the RTCB gene encoding tRNA-splicing ligase RtcB, putative codes for the protein MRSQKRGDNVISYIEKTKERNLYKINKGLVQNMNVEGHIYVNERLKLLIDDEIKTYELNKSSTFLPAVIQIANVSTLPGIVKASIALPDVHAGYGFSIGNVAAFDMNKEKSIVSPGGVGFDINCGVRLIRTNLFYDDIKPKQEELTQSLFNHIPVGVGSQGFILCNQDNLDDALCLGMDWCVKEGYSWIEDKLNCEDNGRSLYADSNYVSVRAKKRGITQMGTLGAGNHYAEIQIVDEIYDKKSAKLMGIEKKNQVCVMIHSGSRGLGHQIATDALIEMEKSMNKYKINVIDKQLACTPIYSKEGQNYLKAMGAACNFAWINRSAMTFLARQTFSKMFNQSPDDLDMHVIYDVSHNIAKIEEHFIDGKIQNLLVHRKGSTRAFPPFHPLVPLDYQYCGQPILIGGTMGTYSYVLTGTEKAMQATFGSTCHGAGRALSRNKSRNTLSYVDVLNKLKEENISIRVASPKLIMEEAPESYKNVSEVVQTCHDAGISNKCFRLKPIAVIKG